A window of Bernardetia sp. genomic DNA:
ATAACTAAAAACACACCTTTTTAACTAAAAAAGGTGTGTTTTTGTCTTTTAAGGAATAGTAAATTTTGGAGTACTGTTCACCTACAATCCCAATTTATATAAAAACCCAAATTCTGAATCAGTTTTATTGATTTCCATATCAGATGAGCTAACTTCCATTACATCATAAAAAGTACAACACTCTCCTTTTCGTTCTTCTGTTTCATACACAAAATCAAATTCTAATGAGTCAGCAAGAATCAATGTATAATTTTTATTTTCACGATTTGGCTCCCAGCCTATCTCAGCATCCATCAAAACTAACTCTTTCTGTCCATTTATCTCAACTGAATCTAATTCTAAAAGATGTAATTCATTCCTTGCTAATGATTTGATACGAACATCAGAAAGTAGATATGTTCCGTTCTCTAATAAGTTTTCATTTGTCTCTTTGTCTATTAATTGGAAATAAAATGGCTCGGCAGGTGTAAAGCATTCAGTATCTCCACATGTATCACAACTTGAAAAAATAGTAACTAGAGTAATACATAAGCCTATTTTTACTATGACTGATAAGAAATTTAGATTTTTCATTGAAAATTATAAAGTAGGTTAATTAGAATATATTTCAATGTCCTTACGGAGGTTTTAAAAAAAATGCTGCACCATCAAAAAAAGGCTATTCCGTTTTCAGGAAATAGCCTTTTTATGTATAAAAACATATAAATTATTACTTCACATCAAATGCTTCATCAATGATGGCTTGCTGTGTTTTGGCATGGATTTTAGAATAACCCGTTGCAGGAGAAGCACTTGCCTTTCTTGAAACCACTTGCAGAGTAGGGCGTTTTTCCTCTACCCATTCTTTATAAAGCATACGCAATACAAATAACCAAGCTCCCATATTTTCTGGCTCTTCTTGTACCCACACAACTTCTACATTCTTCTTGTAGTTACCTAATTCTTCATAAATACGCTTCTTAGGGAACGGATGAAGTTGTTCAACTCTAACAATAGCTACATCTTTACGTTCATCTTTTTCTTGTCTTTCTAGCAAATCATAATATACCTTACCAGAACAAAGCAAAACACGCTTTACTTTTTTCTTATCTGCATAATCATCTCCATAAACTTCTTCAAACTTTCCATGAGTAAAATCTTCAATCGGAGAAACTACTTTTGGATGTCTTAAAAGTGATTTTGGCGACATCAATACACAAGGCTTACGGAAGTTCCAAGCGAGCTGTCGACGCATCAAGTGGAAGAAATTGGCAGGCTTGGTAACATTAGCGACAATAATATTATATTCAGCAGAAAGCTGTAAGAAACGCTCTGGACGTGCATTAGAGTGTTCTGGTCCTTGTCCTTCATAACCGTGAGGCAAAAGCATTACTAAACCTGTTGTGCGCTGCCACTTTGTTTCACTACTGGTTATAAACTGGTCAATCATAATTTGCGCTCCGTTAGCAAAATCTCCAAACTGCGCTTCCCAAATCGTCAGAGCATTCGGATTTGCCATTGCATAACCAAATTCAAAACCTAAAACACCATACTCTGAAAGAAGTGAATTATAGATTTCAAACTTTGGTAAATCTTCTCCTAAATGGTTTAGATTGTTGTAGGTTTCGTTAGTTTCTGCATCACTCAAAACAGCATGGCGATGTGAGAATGTTCCTCTACGTACATCTTGACCTGTAAAACGGACAGTGTGTCCATCCAAAATTACAGAGCCATACGCTAAAAGTTCTGCACTTGCCCAGTCTAAAACTTTATCTTCAAAAAACATTCGATTTCTTTCAGAAAGAAGTTTATCAATCTGCTTGAGGGCATTAAATCCTTCTGGAATAGTGGTAAGGGTTTTTCCTACTTTATCAATGTGTTCTTGCGTAATGGAAGTATCTGGCGATACATCAAAATCTTCTGCTTCCGAACGGCGCATAGACTTCCAAGCCTGTTCTAGTTCTTGATATTCGTAAGGTAATGGCTTTTGTCTGACATCATCTAAACGCTCTTGAAGCATTTTTTTAAAAGACTTTTCCATATCCTTAGCCAATTTGCTAGTAATCTCACCCTCTTTTGTCAGTTTTTCAATATATAATTTTCTTGGATTAGGATGTTTTCCAATTAAGTTATACAAATGAGGTTGTGTAAATTTAGGCTCATCAGCTTCATTG
This region includes:
- a CDS encoding 2-oxoglutarate dehydrogenase E1 component — encoded protein: MDKLSYLSNAENAYIDGLYQDYKKDANSVDASWQRFFEGFEFSMTDYNTETGETIKTNGSPSKANGAAINNGFESSLPADIDEDKLKQEISVKKLIDGYRLRGHLQAKTNPVRPRRDRKARLKLEDFGFSEADLNKKFRAGNEIGIGEATLQEIIDRLKMIYESGIGFEFMSIREPDVKYWFRKKVEIDYPKFKLDHSQKERILQKLNEASVFENFLHTKYLGQKRFSLEGGESTIPALDAIINEGAKLGVEEVVIGMAHRGRLNVLVNIMGKTYAQVFNEFEGNVSDELLGLGDGDVKYHMGYSSQVTTPSGENVYLRLAPNPSHLEAVAPVVQGYTRAKLDYMHESDKKKALPIIIHGDAALAGQGIVYEVAQMSELEGYEVGGTIHFVINNQVGFTTDFYDGRSSNYCTDISQLTETPEIHVNGDDPEAVVFAVKLATEYRQKFHKDVYVDMVCYRRYGHNEADEPKFTQPHLYNLIGKHPNPRKLYIEKLTKEGEITSKLAKDMEKSFKKMLQERLDDVRQKPLPYEYQELEQAWKSMRRSEAEDFDVSPDTSITQEHIDKVGKTLTTIPEGFNALKQIDKLLSERNRMFFEDKVLDWASAELLAYGSVILDGHTVRFTGQDVRRGTFSHRHAVLSDAETNETYNNLNHLGEDLPKFEIYNSLLSEYGVLGFEFGYAMANPNALTIWEAQFGDFANGAQIMIDQFITSSETKWQRTTGLVMLLPHGYEGQGPEHSNARPERFLQLSAEYNIIVANVTKPANFFHLMRRQLAWNFRKPCVLMSPKSLLRHPKVVSPIEDFTHGKFEEVYGDDYADKKKVKRVLLCSGKVYYDLLERQEKDERKDVAIVRVEQLHPFPKKRIYEELGNYKKNVEVVWVQEEPENMGAWLFVLRMLYKEWVEEKRPTLQVVSRKASASPATGYSKIHAKTQQAIIDEAFDVK